The following are encoded together in the Salmonella enterica subsp. enterica serovar Choleraesuis genome:
- the wecH gene encoding O-acetyltransferase WecH, whose product MQQKINWIANLRGLACLMVIVIHTTTWSITNADQVSMTGWSVANLLNSASRVCVPIFFMISGFLFFGERQARRRHLLRITLCLAFYSAVSWLYIVLLTPINAEQSLLHLFTKPIFFHLWFFFAIFVIYLLSPLIQVRQVNGLTVLALMVILGIIANPNTVPQVSHGFQWLPVNLYINGDTFYYVVYGLLGRAIGCLDTSQRGVTPGACLLFIVCVTAISLGTHRELQIRGDFADTFYLYAGPLVFMASAALLVIFKNCANQRPLPLLAWVSGYSLPIYGFHALIIHVLRSHHLDIPNHPLLDIVWIFSLTLAGSLLLAIVLQRLDTRRLVS is encoded by the coding sequence ATGCAGCAAAAAATAAACTGGATAGCAAACTTACGCGGTCTGGCCTGCCTGATGGTCATCGTCATCCATACCACTACCTGGTCAATTACCAATGCCGATCAGGTCAGTATGACCGGCTGGAGCGTGGCAAACTTGTTAAATTCGGCATCAAGAGTGTGTGTGCCGATTTTCTTCATGATCTCGGGGTTTCTGTTTTTTGGTGAACGCCAGGCCCGCCGCCGCCATCTGCTGCGCATAACTCTGTGCCTGGCTTTCTACAGCGCCGTATCATGGCTGTACATAGTGCTGCTTACGCCTATCAACGCCGAACAATCGCTGCTGCATCTCTTTACTAAGCCGATTTTTTTTCACTTATGGTTCTTCTTTGCCATATTCGTGATTTATCTGCTGTCGCCGCTAATCCAGGTACGGCAGGTCAACGGGCTAACGGTTCTGGCTTTAATGGTTATTTTAGGGATTATTGCTAACCCAAACACCGTTCCTCAGGTGAGCCATGGATTCCAGTGGCTTCCGGTAAATTTGTATATCAATGGTGATACGTTCTATTACGTGGTTTATGGACTGCTGGGACGGGCGATTGGGTGTCTGGATACCAGCCAGCGCGGAGTAACGCCTGGAGCCTGCCTGCTATTCATAGTCTGCGTTACGGCTATTTCGCTAGGTACACATCGGGAGCTGCAAATACGCGGAGATTTTGCCGATACCTTCTATCTCTACGCCGGGCCGCTAGTATTTATGGCCAGCGCAGCGCTGCTGGTTATCTTTAAAAACTGCGCTAACCAGCGCCCTCTGCCCCTGTTGGCATGGGTATCAGGTTATTCGCTGCCAATCTATGGTTTCCACGCCCTGATTATTCATGTCCTGCGCAGCCATCATCTGGATATCCCTAATCATCCGCTGCTGGATATCGTCTGGATATTCAGTCTGACTCTGGCCGGAAGCCTGCTGTTGGCAATTGTGCTTCAGCGCTTAGACACCCGACGTCTGGTTAGCTAG
- a CDS encoding membrane protein codes for MLKKSVINLLVITTVTLLAACSHSSYSPAPYASKSNTITLRGAAMADTCVEHAAERYNLQTQRIRLAGVESFQGSYEMRGYTPREETFTCSFDGQGEFLHLSIR; via the coding sequence ATGTTAAAGAAAAGCGTAATTAATCTGTTAGTTATCACCACCGTGACACTGCTCGCAGCCTGTAGCCACTCGTCATACTCTCCTGCACCTTACGCCAGCAAATCCAATACCATTACGCTTCGCGGCGCCGCTATGGCAGATACCTGTGTGGAACACGCAGCCGAGCGTTATAACCTGCAAACCCAGCGCATCAGACTGGCAGGCGTAGAATCATTCCAGGGGAGTTACGAGATGCGGGGTTACACGCCGCGCGAGGAAACTTTTACCTGTTCGTTTGATGGGCAGGGTGAGTTTTTACACCTGTCTATACGTTAA
- the glyQ gene encoding glycine--tRNA ligase alpha subunit: protein MQKFDTRTFQGLILTLQDYWARQGCTIVQPLDMEVGAGTSHPMTCLRALGPEPMAAAYVQPSRRPTDGRYGENPNRLQHYYQFQVVIKPSPDNIQELYLGSLKELGVDPTIHDIRFVEDNWENPTLGAWGLGWEVWLNGMEVTQFTYFQQVGGLECKPVTGEITYGLERLAMYIQGVDSVYDLVWSDGPLGKTTYGDVFHQNEVEQSTYNFEYADVDFLFTCFEQYEKEAQQLLALEKPLPLPAYERILKAAHSFNLLDARKAISVTERQRYILRIRTLTKAVAEAYYASREALGFPMCNKNK, encoded by the coding sequence ATGCAAAAGTTTGACACCAGGACCTTTCAGGGACTGATCCTGACCTTACAGGATTACTGGGCTCGCCAGGGCTGCACCATTGTTCAACCACTGGACATGGAAGTTGGCGCCGGCACCTCTCACCCAATGACCTGCCTGCGTGCACTTGGCCCGGAGCCGATGGCCGCAGCTTACGTGCAGCCGTCACGCCGCCCGACCGATGGCCGTTACGGTGAAAACCCTAACCGCCTGCAGCACTACTACCAGTTCCAGGTCGTTATCAAGCCGTCCCCGGACAACATTCAGGAACTGTATCTTGGCTCTCTGAAAGAACTGGGCGTTGATCCGACCATCCACGATATCCGCTTCGTTGAAGATAACTGGGAAAACCCGACGCTGGGTGCCTGGGGGCTGGGCTGGGAAGTGTGGCTGAACGGAATGGAAGTGACTCAGTTCACTTACTTCCAACAGGTTGGTGGCCTGGAGTGTAAACCGGTTACTGGCGAAATCACCTACGGCCTTGAGCGCCTGGCTATGTATATCCAGGGCGTAGACAGCGTTTACGATCTGGTATGGAGCGATGGCCCGTTGGGTAAAACGACCTACGGCGATGTGTTCCATCAGAACGAAGTAGAGCAGTCTACTTACAACTTTGAATATGCCGACGTCGATTTCCTGTTTACCTGCTTCGAGCAGTACGAAAAAGAAGCTCAACAGCTTCTGGCGCTGGAAAAACCGCTGCCGCTGCCGGCATACGAGCGTATTTTGAAAGCCGCACACAGCTTTAACCTGCTGGATGCGCGCAAAGCTATCTCCGTCACCGAGCGTCAGCGCTATATCCTGCGCATTCGCACCCTGACTAAAGCGGTTGCCGAAGCCTACTATGCCTCCCGCGAGGCACTGGGTTTCCCGATGTGCAATAAGAATAAATAA
- the glyS gene encoding glycine--tRNA ligase beta subunit, with the protein MSEKTFLVEIGTEELPPKALRSLAESFAANFTTELDNAGLSHGKVEWFAAPRRLALKVANLAAAQADREIEKRGPAIAQAFDAEGKPSKAAEGWARGCGITVDQAERLTTDKGEWLLYRAHVKGESAQALLPAMVATSLAKLPIPKLMRWGASDEHFVRPVHTVTLLLGDEVVPATIMGIQSDRIIRGHRFMGEPQFAIDNADQYPEILVQRGKVMADYEQRKAQIKADAEAAARQIGGKADLSESLLEEVASLVEWPVVLTAKFEEKFLAVPAEALVYTMKGDQKYFPVYGNDGKLLPNFIFVANIESKDPQQIISGNEKVVRPRLADAEFFFNTDRKKRLEDYLPRLDTVLFQKQLGTLRDKTDRIEALAAWIAKAIGADANLAARAGLLSKCDLMTNMVFEFTDTQGVMGMHYARHDGEPEEVAVALNEQYMPRFAGDALPESLVACAVAIADKMDTLAGIFGIGQHPKGDKDPFALRRAALGVLRIIVEKNLPLDLQTLTEEAVRLYGDKLTNLKVVDDVVDFMLGRFRAWYQEEGHAVDTIQAVLARRPTRPADFDARVKAVTYFRTLDEAAALAAANKRVSNILAKSTEQLNDSVKATVLKEDAEIRLAMQVTVLSDKLQPYYAEGRYQEALVELAALREPVDEFFEKVMVMAEEPELRINRLTLLAKLRELFLQVADISLLQ; encoded by the coding sequence ATGTCTGAAAAAACTTTTCTGGTGGAGATTGGCACTGAAGAGCTGCCACCAAAAGCGCTGCGCAGCCTGGCCGAATCCTTTGCTGCCAACTTTACTACTGAGCTGGATAACGCCGGCCTTTCTCACGGCAAAGTAGAATGGTTTGCCGCGCCGCGCCGTCTGGCGCTGAAAGTGGCTAACCTGGCGGCGGCGCAGGCCGATCGTGAAATCGAAAAGCGCGGCCCGGCAATAGCCCAGGCGTTTGACGCGGAAGGTAAACCGAGCAAAGCGGCTGAAGGCTGGGCGCGCGGCTGCGGAATTACCGTCGACCAGGCCGAACGTTTGACGACAGATAAAGGCGAATGGCTGCTGTACCGTGCCCACGTTAAGGGCGAGAGCGCCCAGGCGCTGCTGCCGGCTATGGTTGCTACTTCCCTGGCTAAGCTGCCAATTCCAAAACTGATGCGCTGGGGCGCGTCTGACGAGCATTTCGTTCGTCCGGTTCATACCGTCACTCTGCTGCTGGGCGACGAAGTGGTTCCGGCGACTATTATGGGCATCCAGTCTGACCGTATTATTCGCGGCCATCGTTTTATGGGTGAACCACAGTTTGCTATCGACAACGCCGATCAGTACCCGGAAATCCTGGTGCAGCGCGGTAAAGTCATGGCCGATTACGAACAACGTAAAGCGCAGATTAAAGCCGATGCTGAAGCAGCGGCGCGCCAGATTGGCGGTAAAGCCGATCTGAGCGAAAGCCTGCTGGAAGAAGTGGCCTCACTGGTTGAATGGCCGGTGGTGCTGACCGCGAAATTCGAAGAGAAGTTCCTCGCGGTTCCAGCCGAAGCGCTGGTTTACACCATGAAGGGCGACCAGAAATACTTCCCGGTCTACGGTAACGACGGCAAACTGCTGCCGAACTTTATCTTCGTGGCTAACATCGAATCTAAAGATCCACAGCAGATTATCTCCGGTAACGAAAAAGTGGTTCGCCCACGTCTGGCGGATGCTGAGTTCTTCTTTAATACCGACCGTAAAAAACGCCTGGAAGATTACCTGCCGCGTCTGGATACCGTTCTGTTCCAGAAGCAGCTGGGTACTCTGCGTGATAAAACCGACCGCATTGAAGCGCTGGCGGCCTGGATTGCCAAAGCGATTGGCGCTGATGCTAACCTGGCGGCGCGCGCTGGCCTGCTGTCCAAATGTGACCTGATGACCAACATGGTCTTCGAGTTCACCGACACCCAGGGTGTGATGGGGATGCACTATGCCCGTCACGATGGCGAGCCGGAAGAAGTGGCCGTGGCCCTTAACGAGCAGTACATGCCGCGCTTTGCCGGCGATGCCCTGCCGGAAAGCCTGGTTGCCTGCGCAGTGGCGATTGCCGATAAGATGGATACCCTTGCGGGCATCTTTGGCATTGGCCAGCATCCGAAAGGCGATAAAGACCCGTTCGCACTGCGCCGCGCTGCGCTGGGCGTGCTGCGTATTATCGTAGAGAAAAATCTGCCGCTGGATCTGCAAACCCTGACTGAAGAAGCCGTGCGTTTGTATGGCGACAAGCTCACCAACCTGAAAGTGGTCGACGATGTCGTCGACTTCATGCTGGGCCGCTTCCGCGCCTGGTATCAGGAAGAAGGCCACGCGGTTGATACTATCCAGGCCGTTCTGGCGCGTCGTCCGACCCGCCCGGCGGACTTCGATGCGCGGGTTAAAGCGGTCACTTACTTCCGCACCCTGGACGAAGCAGCAGCGTTGGCTGCGGCTAACAAGCGCGTTTCCAATATTCTGGCTAAGAGCACCGAGCAGCTGAATGACAGCGTTAAAGCTACGGTTCTGAAAGAAGATGCGGAAATTCGCCTGGCGATGCAGGTCACGGTATTGAGCGATAAGCTGCAGCCTTACTACGCCGAAGGGCGTTATCAAGAAGCGCTGGTTGAGCTGGCCGCACTGCGCGAGCCGGTTGATGAGTTCTTCGAGAAAGTAATGGTTATGGCTGAGGAGCCAGAGCTGCGCATTAACCGCCTGACGCTGCTGGCGAAATTGCGTGAGCTGTTCCTGCAGGTTGCAGATATCTCGTTGCTGCAATAA
- a CDS encoding transcriptional regulator — MEYKNPLTELLVSIEQLALQDGPTAATKTDAFVEFERLCCQSGLDNTELARLMGVSENLVDEWAARRAKPSPTALQLIRLVVANPNLSKQLMD; from the coding sequence ATGGAATACAAAAACCCTTTAACTGAATTACTGGTCAGTATTGAACAACTTGCTTTACAAGATGGCCCTACAGCCGCCACCAAAACCGATGCGTTTGTTGAATTTGAACGCCTGTGTTGCCAGAGCGGATTAGATAATACAGAGCTGGCGCGCCTGATGGGCGTTAGTGAAAATCTGGTAGACGAATGGGCGGCGCGACGCGCTAAACCTTCACCCACAGCATTACAACTTATACGACTGGTTGTCGCTAATCCAAACCTAAGTAAACAGCTTATGGATTAA
- the ghrB gene encoding glyoxylate/hydroxypyruvate reductase B, producing MKPSVIVYKKLPEPLMNKLRSRLEVIEVDNISPETVSQHADAFAKAEGLIGSSEKVDATLLDKMPALRVASTVSVGYDNFDVNALSERHVALMHTPTVLTETVADTLMALVLSTSRRVVEVAERVKAGEWTSSIGPDWFGCDVHHKTLGIVGMGRIGMALAKRAHCGFSMPIIYNARKPHPQAESEFNARYCDLDTLLAEADFVCLILPLSEQTRHMIGAEQFAKMKSSAIFINAGRGPVVDEQALIAALQNGTIHAAGLDVFEKEPVDVNSPLLKMPNVVALPHIGSATHETRFNMAANAVDNLLNALDGDVSVNCVNPQAVK from the coding sequence ATGAAGCCGTCCGTCATTGTTTATAAAAAACTACCAGAACCGCTGATGAACAAATTGCGCAGCCGGCTGGAAGTGATTGAGGTTGACAATATCAGTCCCGAAACCGTCAGCCAGCATGCCGACGCCTTCGCAAAAGCGGAAGGTCTGATTGGTTCAAGCGAAAAAGTGGACGCCACCCTGCTGGATAAAATGCCGGCGCTGCGCGTAGCTTCTACCGTTTCCGTGGGTTATGACAATTTTGATGTTAATGCCCTTTCTGAACGCCATGTGGCGCTAATGCATACCCCTACCGTGCTGACTGAAACGGTGGCCGATACGCTTATGGCGCTGGTGCTCAGCACTTCGCGGCGGGTTGTGGAAGTGGCAGAACGAGTAAAAGCCGGCGAGTGGACCAGCAGCATCGGCCCGGACTGGTTTGGCTGCGATGTGCACCATAAAACGCTCGGTATCGTAGGTATGGGACGGATTGGAATGGCGCTGGCAAAGCGCGCCCACTGTGGGTTTAGCATGCCAATCATCTACAACGCCCGCAAACCTCACCCTCAGGCGGAAAGCGAGTTTAATGCCCGCTATTGCGACCTGGATACTCTGCTGGCCGAAGCGGATTTTGTCTGCCTTATCCTGCCGCTGAGTGAGCAGACCCGCCATATGATTGGCGCAGAGCAGTTTGCAAAAATGAAGTCATCGGCAATTTTCATTAACGCAGGCCGTGGCCCGGTAGTTGATGAACAGGCGCTGATTGCCGCTCTGCAAAACGGCACCATTCACGCGGCAGGTCTGGATGTATTTGAAAAAGAGCCGGTAGATGTGAATTCACCGCTGCTGAAAATGCCAAACGTTGTGGCCCTCCCGCATATCGGCTCGGCAACTCATGAAACACGTTTCAATATGGCAGCTAATGCGGTCGATAACCTGCTTAATGCGCTGGATGGCGATGTATCCGTCAACTGCGTGAATCCTCAGGCAGTGAAGTAA
- a CDS encoding MFS transporter → MSSSTNAAKRWWYIMPIVFITYSLAYLDRANFSFASAAGITEDLGITKGISSLLGALFFLGYFFFQIPGAIYAERRSVRKLIFVCLILWGGCASLTGMVSNIPMLAAIRFILGVVEAAVMPAMLIYISNWFTKSERSRANTFLILGNPVTVLWMSVVSGYLIQSFGWREMFIFEGIPAVIWAFCWWVLVKDKPSQVTWLSDSEKNALQEQLNKEQEGIKAVRNYGEAFRSRNVVLLCMQYFTWSIGVYGFVLWLPSIIQGASKNMGMVELGWLSSVPYLAATIAMIVVSWASDKMQNRKLFVWPLLLIGGLAFIASWAVGADYFWVSYTLLVIAGAAMYAPYGPFFAIIPEMLPRNVAGGAMALINSMGALGSFFGSWFVGYLNGSTGSPAASYIFMGVSLFVSVWLTIIVKPAQNKQAGAGEHSHA, encoded by the coding sequence ATGAGCAGCTCGACCAATGCCGCCAAACGCTGGTGGTACATCATGCCTATTGTGTTTATCACCTACAGCCTGGCCTATCTGGACAGGGCTAACTTTAGTTTCGCCTCAGCCGCCGGGATCACCGAAGATCTGGGTATAACCAAAGGGATCTCCTCACTTTTAGGCGCCCTCTTCTTTCTTGGGTATTTCTTTTTCCAAATTCCGGGGGCTATCTACGCCGAACGCCGCAGCGTACGTAAGCTTATCTTTGTCTGCCTGATTTTGTGGGGCGGATGCGCTTCTCTGACCGGGATGGTCAGTAACATCCCAATGCTGGCCGCCATTCGCTTTATTCTGGGCGTGGTAGAAGCGGCGGTGATGCCAGCGATGCTGATTTATATCAGTAACTGGTTTACCAAATCCGAACGTTCGCGCGCCAACACCTTTCTAATCCTCGGTAACCCGGTCACCGTGCTGTGGATGTCGGTGGTATCAGGCTACCTAATCCAGTCTTTCGGCTGGCGTGAAATGTTCATTTTTGAAGGGATTCCGGCGGTCATTTGGGCCTTCTGCTGGTGGGTTCTGGTTAAAGACAAACCGAGCCAGGTCACCTGGCTGTCCGACAGCGAAAAAAATGCGCTTCAGGAGCAATTGAATAAAGAGCAGGAAGGCATTAAGGCAGTTCGTAACTATGGCGAAGCCTTCCGTTCGCGTAACGTCGTCCTGCTGTGCATGCAATATTTCACCTGGAGTATCGGGGTATACGGCTTCGTGCTGTGGCTGCCGTCAATTATTCAGGGTGCCAGTAAAAATATGGGAATGGTCGAGCTGGGCTGGCTTTCTTCGGTGCCTTATCTGGCAGCAACTATCGCCATGATTGTAGTCTCCTGGGCTTCGGACAAAATGCAGAACCGTAAACTATTTGTCTGGCCTCTGTTGCTGATTGGCGGGCTAGCGTTTATCGCTTCCTGGGCCGTTGGGGCGGATTATTTCTGGGTTTCCTATACTCTGTTGGTTATCGCCGGTGCCGCTATGTACGCCCCTTATGGCCCGTTCTTTGCCATCATCCCGGAAATGCTGCCACGTAACGTCGCCGGGGGCGCTATGGCCCTGATTAACAGCATGGGTGCGCTGGGTTCATTCTTTGGGTCCTGGTTTGTGGGCTATCTTAATGGCTCGACCGGTAGCCCGGCAGCATCCTACATATTTATGGGTGTCTCGCTGTTTGTCTCCGTATGGCTGACAATCATCGTCAAACCGGCTCAAAACAAGCAAGCCGGGGCCGGAGAACACAGCCACGCCTGA
- a CDS encoding 2-dehydro-3-deoxygluconokinase — MTNQLDVVTAGEAMTMFVAQQTGELSRCEQFIKRIAGAELNVATGLARLGLNVGWVSRVGDDSFGRYVLDCLAAEHIDSRAVTTDNRYPTAFQLKSKVTDGSDPVVEYFRKGSAASHLSVEDFNADYFLSARHLHLSGVAAALSESSWELLNHCAQTMKQAGKTLSFDPNLRPVLWPSEAVMVSQLNKLAFQADWVLPGYKEGVILTGQKSLDGIGDFYLDRGVRAVIIKTGADGAWFKTASGEQGTVPAIRVDNVVDTVGAGDGFAVGVISALLEGKSIEQAVRRGNKIGSLAIQVQGDSEGLPTRAELGDF, encoded by the coding sequence ATGACTAACCAACTGGATGTGGTAACCGCAGGCGAAGCCATGACCATGTTTGTCGCCCAGCAGACCGGTGAGCTGTCCCGCTGCGAACAATTTATCAAACGCATCGCCGGGGCCGAGCTTAACGTCGCCACCGGGCTGGCACGCCTTGGGCTGAATGTCGGCTGGGTTAGCCGGGTGGGAGATGACTCTTTTGGCCGCTACGTGCTGGACTGTCTGGCAGCAGAACACATAGATAGCCGAGCAGTCACCACTGACAACCGCTATCCCACCGCATTCCAGCTTAAATCTAAAGTTACCGATGGCAGCGATCCGGTGGTGGAATATTTCCGTAAAGGCTCAGCTGCCAGCCACCTTTCGGTAGAAGATTTCAACGCTGATTACTTCCTGAGCGCCCGCCACCTGCACCTGAGCGGCGTTGCGGCAGCGCTTTCAGAAAGCAGCTGGGAGCTGCTTAACCACTGCGCCCAAACCATGAAACAGGCAGGCAAAACCCTCTCTTTCGACCCAAACCTGCGTCCGGTGCTGTGGCCGAGCGAAGCGGTGATGGTCAGTCAGCTCAATAAACTGGCTTTCCAGGCCGACTGGGTACTCCCCGGCTACAAAGAAGGCGTCATCCTGACCGGGCAGAAGTCACTGGACGGGATTGGTGATTTCTATCTCGATCGCGGCGTACGCGCCGTCATTATCAAAACCGGTGCCGATGGTGCCTGGTTCAAAACGGCCAGCGGTGAACAAGGCACCGTGCCTGCTATTCGCGTAGATAACGTTGTGGATACCGTGGGCGCCGGCGACGGCTTCGCGGTCGGGGTGATAAGCGCCCTGCTGGAAGGGAAATCCATAGAACAGGCGGTGCGTCGGGGCAACAAAATCGGTTCCCTGGCAATCCAGGTGCAAGGCGACAGCGAAGGCTTACCGACACGTGCAGAGCTGGGCGACTTTTAG